In one Streptomyces marincola genomic region, the following are encoded:
- the manD gene encoding D-mannonate dehydratase ManD — protein sequence MKIVDAQVVVTSPGRNFVTLEITTDEGVTGLGDATLNGRELAVVSYLNDHVVPLLLGTDPHRIEDTWQYLYRGAYWRRGPVTMAAIAAVDVALWDIKAKVAGLPLYQLLGGASRDRVRTYGHAHGRDIPELFDSIRARLAEGYPAIRVQTGVPGLAKVYGVRTEAERAEESAAGGGRVARPVVEDWDTDAYLRHMPGVFEAVRNEFGPDLPLLHDAHHRLTPVQAARLGKDLEPYQLFWLEDCTPAENQEGLRLVREHTTTPLAIGEVFNTVYDYRTLVNEQLIDYVRSAVTHFGGVSPLRKLFDYAAQAQIKTAVHGPEDISPVGMAAAIHLDLAVHNFGIQEYSGHTALTDEVFRHAYTFTDGHLHPGEAPGIGVELDHELAAAHPYEPAYLPVNRLRDGTVHDW from the coding sequence ATGAAGATCGTCGACGCGCAGGTCGTCGTCACCAGTCCCGGCCGCAACTTCGTCACCCTGGAGATCACGACCGACGAGGGCGTCACCGGACTTGGGGACGCCACGCTCAACGGGCGTGAACTCGCCGTCGTCAGCTACCTGAACGACCACGTCGTGCCGCTGCTGCTCGGCACCGACCCGCACCGCATCGAGGACACCTGGCAGTACCTGTACCGGGGCGCGTACTGGCGGCGCGGCCCGGTGACCATGGCGGCCATAGCGGCCGTGGACGTCGCGCTGTGGGACATCAAGGCCAAGGTCGCGGGGCTGCCGCTGTACCAGCTGCTCGGCGGCGCGAGCCGGGACCGGGTGCGCACCTACGGGCACGCGCACGGCCGGGACATACCCGAGCTGTTCGACTCCATCCGGGCCAGGCTGGCGGAGGGCTACCCCGCGATCCGGGTGCAGACGGGCGTGCCCGGGCTGGCGAAGGTGTACGGCGTGCGCACCGAGGCGGAACGCGCGGAGGAGAGCGCCGCCGGGGGCGGGCGCGTGGCCCGCCCGGTGGTGGAGGACTGGGACACCGACGCCTATCTGCGGCACATGCCGGGGGTGTTCGAGGCGGTCCGCAACGAGTTCGGCCCCGACCTGCCGCTGCTGCACGACGCGCACCACCGGCTGACGCCCGTTCAGGCGGCGCGCCTTGGCAAGGACTTGGAGCCGTACCAGCTGTTCTGGCTGGAGGACTGCACGCCGGCAGAGAACCAGGAGGGGCTGCGGCTGGTCCGCGAGCACACCACCACGCCGCTGGCGATCGGGGAGGTGTTCAACACGGTGTACGACTACCGCACGCTGGTGAACGAGCAGCTCATCGACTACGTGCGCTCGGCGGTGACGCACTTCGGCGGCGTCTCGCCGCTGAGGAAGCTGTTCGACTACGCGGCGCAGGCCCAGATCAAGACGGCCGTGCACGGGCCCGAGGACATCTCGCCGGTCGGCATGGCCGCCGCGATCCATCTCGACCTCGCGGTGCACAACTTCGGCATCCAGGAGTACTCGGGGCACACCGCGCTGACCGACGAGGTCTTCCGGCACGCGTACACGTTCACCGATGGCCACCTGCACCCGGGGGAGGCGCCGGGGATCGGCGTCGAGCTCGACCACGAGCTCGCCGCGGCCCACCCCTACGAGCCGGCCTACCTGCCCGTGAACCGGCTGCGGGACGGCACCGTGCACGACTGGTGA
- a CDS encoding carbohydrate ABC transporter permease, whose product MSAASPTRTAPQRVRSRGRRKLSWLRGVAVTLVSLVFALPLVWMFAAAFKTNVQVTDPSVGLVFSPTLDNFRNIVEDGEIFRSMLNSLIVGVVSTALSAVIAVPAAWAVGRFLMHRTGSLVLVARIVPAISLLVPWYYLFAQLGLVGSYTVLVLSHMFVSVPLILWIMIGFFESLPIELEEAARTDGLSAFGAFWRIALPLAAPGTATAALLAFVSSWNNFMFALIFADEDTQTVPVTLFNFISYASTDWGGLMAAASLITVPVVIAALIGQKYLVAGLTAGATKG is encoded by the coding sequence ATGAGTGCCGCGTCCCCGACCCGCACCGCGCCGCAGCGCGTCCGCAGCCGCGGGCGGCGCAAGCTCTCCTGGCTGCGCGGGGTGGCCGTCACCCTGGTCTCGCTGGTGTTCGCGCTGCCGCTGGTGTGGATGTTCGCCGCCGCGTTCAAGACCAACGTGCAGGTCACCGACCCGAGCGTCGGCCTGGTCTTCTCGCCCACCCTGGACAACTTCCGCAACATCGTGGAAGACGGCGAGATCTTCAGGTCCATGCTGAACTCGCTGATCGTCGGCGTCGTCTCGACCGCGCTCTCCGCCGTCATCGCGGTGCCCGCCGCGTGGGCGGTCGGCCGGTTCCTGATGCACCGCACCGGCTCCCTGGTGCTCGTGGCGCGGATCGTGCCGGCGATCTCCCTGCTGGTGCCGTGGTACTACCTGTTCGCGCAGCTCGGGCTCGTGGGCAGCTACACGGTCCTGGTGCTCAGCCACATGTTCGTCTCCGTGCCGCTCATCCTGTGGATCATGATCGGCTTCTTCGAGAGCCTGCCGATCGAGCTGGAGGAGGCCGCGCGCACGGACGGGCTGAGCGCCTTCGGGGCGTTCTGGCGCATCGCCCTGCCGCTGGCGGCGCCAGGCACCGCGACGGCGGCGCTGCTCGCGTTCGTCTCCAGCTGGAACAACTTCATGTTCGCGCTGATCTTCGCCGACGAGGACACGCAGACCGTTCCCGTGACGCTGTTCAACTTCATCTCCTACGCCAGTACCGACTGGGGCGGCCTGATGGCCGCCGCCAGCCTCATCACCGTGCCCGTCGTCATCGCCGCCCTCATCGGGCAGAAGTACCTCGTGGCCGGCCTCACGGCCGGGGCGACCAAGGGCTGA